Proteins from one Cryptomeria japonica chromosome 4, Sugi_1.0, whole genome shotgun sequence genomic window:
- the LOC131875313 gene encoding uncharacterized protein LOC131875313 yields MWLEPSSVLFQDSISRLHLVDIKPSNGLFTWNNRRVGENWIVERLDRFLVSCFWIGGGWSTNSEVLDWRGSDHWPIKLVSSSARVARSPSFKFQLMWLRDPSLQDLVADWWRKGRPAFGTAMFTFAKQLQFVKRQLK; encoded by the coding sequence atgTGGTTGGAACCGTCTTCAGTCCTCTTCCAGGATAGTATCTCCCGGCTGCACTTGGTTGACATCAAGCCTAGCAATGgattgttcacttggaacaacaggagggtcGGTGAGAATTGGATTGTTGAACGATTGGATCGCTTTTTGGTGTCTTGCTTTTGGATTGGCGGGGGGTGGTCCACAAATTCTGAggttcttgactggagagggtcggatcattggcccatcaagttggtttcgTCCTCGGCTCGGGTTGCCCGCTCACCTTCTTTCAaatttcaacttatgtggcttcgggacccCTCTTTACAGGATCTGGTTGCGGACTGGTGGAGGAAAGGCaggccggcctttggcactgccatgttcaCTTTTGCCAAACAACTGCAATTTGTTAAGCGCCAGCTTAAATAG